CCCATATCCTTTTAGCAGAGAGGGCATGAAGGACGAATGAGAGAAGCTGCAATGAACTTTAAGTTTGGAGTGGTGCCCATTGTCGGGCGCCCCAATGTAGGGAAATCATCGTTGCTTAACAATATTCTTGCTTACAAGGTGTCTATTGTCTCGGAGAAACCGCAGACGACGAGAAATGCTATTCATGGCATATATAATGAGCCTGAAATGCAGATAGTTTTTACAGATACTCCAGGGATCCATAGGCCTCGTCACAAGCTGGGCGAAGCCCTTGTAAAGGCTGCCGTTCGTTCCCTAGAAAATGCAGACCTTATCCTGTATGTGGTAGAAGTTGATGACATCTCAATTTCGCCGGAAGACGATAGGATCATCGAGATACTCCAAGAAGTTTCCACCCCAATTTTCCTTGTAGTTAATAAAATAGACCAGGTCCAGCAAAGTGAAAGAAGACTTATGGCCGTAGCGTCTCTTTTTAAAGAAAAGTTGCCTATAGTTGGTGCCTTAGGTGTTTCAGCTAAGAAAGGTTACAATATAGACAAACTTGTACAAATTCTTAAAGATAAACTCCCGGCCGGGTTCCCATGGTACGATGAAGAAATTCTTACTGACCGTCCGGAACGTTTTTTAGCGGGTGAGATTATACGGGAAAAGGTATTGCTGCTTACCCATGAAGAGGTCCCTCATAGTGTTGCTGTAGAAGTGGAAGAATACAAAAGTCCAGACGAATATCCAGAAAGGGACGTTCTTTATATTCGTGCCAATCTTGTTGTAGAAAGAGAAGGGCAGAAGACTATCCTTATAGGGAAAAAGGGGAGTAAAATAAAAAAAATTGGAAGCTTAGCCCGTTCTGATATAGAAACAATGACGGGTCATAGGGTTTTTCTTGACCTTTGGATAAAGGTTAGGCCAGCTTGGCGTAAATCTGAAGGTGAGCTTTGGAGAATGGGGTATATAGAAAGGTGATACGTTGCTGTGGATTTTTTAACCCAAGGACTTTTTCGCAGTTCTGGAGTGGTGCTGCGTCGTAGGATTAGCGCAGAAGGCGATATCTCCCTACACCTTTTCCTCAAAGGAGTTGGCCCCGTATGGGTCCAGGCACCAGGGTCCGCTCGTGGAAGGGGTCGGTTTGGTGGCGCGACAGAACCATTGACATGGGGGTCATTTAATCTTTATAAAGGGCCTAAACATCTTTATTTAAAGACCATAGATGTGAAAGATGACATGTGGACGTTACGCCTTGATCCTGAAAAGCTTCATTCAGCTTTGGAATGGAATAGAATGGTTTCTCGCTACACCTGTTCCGGCGTGGCTGAAGATGATGTTTTGATTCTTTTGTATTGGACTATGCGTTCTTTGTGCGAGGGTGCCAATCCACTATTTCTTTCTTGGCGGCTGCTGTGGAGGTGGCTTTATATACGTGGAGAGGCTCCTGATCTATCAAAATGTGAACAGTGTGGAGTTGCTTTAAAAGACGCTGTTTATTGGTCTGATTCAGGGTTTCTTTGCCAAAACTGTAGTTCAAACGGGGGCAGTTCAATGATTGCTTCGAAAGAGCTGAGACTTCTTCAGGCGGCGGCCATGCTGCCCCGCCGAAATCTTATTTCTTTTTCTTCTCAAGGAGCTCCTTCAGATGGTACAGAGAAAGCTTTCTGGAAAACGCAGATTGGACGTTTAAAGATGATTCTTGACAGAAGTTGTTAAAAATAGACAATCCTACAAAGATAAAAGGTTTTATCGCGAGGGAGGTTTTTTATGTGAACTTTCAAGAAATTATTTTCCGTCTCGAACGTTTTTGGGCTGAACAGGGATGTGTTATACAACAACCATATGACATAGAAGTTGGGGCTGGAACTATGAATCCCGCAACTGCTCTACGGGTACTTGGCCCCGAACCATGGAAAGTTGCATACGTTGAGCCTTCTAGAAGACCTACAGACGGACGTTACGGTGAAAATCCCAATAGGTTGCAGCATTATTATCAGTATCAGGTTATTGTTCAACCAGCGCCTGAAAACATTCAGGAGATCTATCTTGCCAGCCTTGGTGCCCTAGGCATAGAGCCCCAAGAACATGATATCCGTTTTGTTGAAGACGATTGGGAATCTCCAACCGTAGGGGCCTGGGGGCTGGGCTGGGAAGTTTGGCTTGATGGAATGGAAGTGACTCAGTTTACCTATTTTCAGCAGGTTGGTGGTGTAGATATGGCTCTGGTTCCTGCGGAGCTGACCTATGGCATTGAGCGTATAGCCATGTTCGTACAGAAAGTGGAGAATGTATATGATCTTGCCTGGGTTGATAATGTAACATACGGAGATATTCACCATTGGGATGAAGTGGAGTTTTCTCACTATAATTTTGAAATAGCAGACACGGATATGCTTTTTAAACTTTTTACCATGTATGAAGCGGAGGCGAATCATATCCTTGCTGAAGGGTATGTACTTCCTGCTTATGATTATGTACTGAAGTGTTCCCACACTTTCAATCTTCTGGATGCAAGGAATGCTATTAGTGTAACGGAACGAACAGGCTACATCTCCCGTATTCGGGCCCTTGCGAGTCTTTGCTGTGAAAGATATGCGGGAAGCCGCAAAGAGATGAACTATCCTTTTATGAATAAATTTTCTCGCTAGACCATGGAAGAGGTGAAGAGTCATGGCATATAAAAATCTTTTACTTGAAATAGGAACTGAAGAAATTCCATCACGCTTTCTTCCTGACGCATTAGAAACCATCGTAAGTTACGCTGAAAAAGAATTTGAAACAGCCCGCATTAAGCATGGACGGATAGGGGCATATGGAACTCCTCGCCGCATAGCTCTTACTATTAGGGATGTTCAGGAAAACCAGGAAGATAAAATAATGACCTATAAGGGGCCGACATGGGAGTCAGCCTTTGACGCCAATGGAAACCCAACTAAAGCTGCCATAGGATTTGCTAAGAGCAAGGGGGTTAACTACGAAGAATTAACCCATAAGGAAGTAGATGGGGTGCGTTATGCCTTCGCAGTCATTTCTGAACAGGGGAACCCTGTTCAAAATTTGCTTCCTCAAATACTAACTAATATTATGGGCCAGATTGTTTTTCCTAAGAATATGTATTGGCTTGATCCGACAATAAAATTTGCCAGACCTATTCGTTGGATCGTTGCCCTTCTCGATAAAGAAATAGTTCCCTTTACTTATGGCGGCATAGAAAGTGGCCGAACAA
This region of Aminobacterium colombiense DSM 12261 genomic DNA includes:
- the recO gene encoding DNA repair protein RecO — encoded protein: MDFLTQGLFRSSGVVLRRRISAEGDISLHLFLKGVGPVWVQAPGSARGRGRFGGATEPLTWGSFNLYKGPKHLYLKTIDVKDDMWTLRLDPEKLHSALEWNRMVSRYTCSGVAEDDVLILLYWTMRSLCEGANPLFLSWRLLWRWLYIRGEAPDLSKCEQCGVALKDAVYWSDSGFLCQNCSSNGGSSMIASKELRLLQAAAMLPRRNLISFSSQGAPSDGTEKAFWKTQIGRLKMILDRSC
- a CDS encoding glycine--tRNA ligase subunit alpha, yielding MNFQEIIFRLERFWAEQGCVIQQPYDIEVGAGTMNPATALRVLGPEPWKVAYVEPSRRPTDGRYGENPNRLQHYYQYQVIVQPAPENIQEIYLASLGALGIEPQEHDIRFVEDDWESPTVGAWGLGWEVWLDGMEVTQFTYFQQVGGVDMALVPAELTYGIERIAMFVQKVENVYDLAWVDNVTYGDIHHWDEVEFSHYNFEIADTDMLFKLFTMYEAEANHILAEGYVLPAYDYVLKCSHTFNLLDARNAISVTERTGYISRIRALASLCCERYAGSRKEMNYPFMNKFSR
- the era gene encoding GTPase Era, which translates into the protein MREAAMNFKFGVVPIVGRPNVGKSSLLNNILAYKVSIVSEKPQTTRNAIHGIYNEPEMQIVFTDTPGIHRPRHKLGEALVKAAVRSLENADLILYVVEVDDISISPEDDRIIEILQEVSTPIFLVVNKIDQVQQSERRLMAVASLFKEKLPIVGALGVSAKKGYNIDKLVQILKDKLPAGFPWYDEEILTDRPERFLAGEIIREKVLLLTHEEVPHSVAVEVEEYKSPDEYPERDVLYIRANLVVEREGQKTILIGKKGSKIKKIGSLARSDIETMTGHRVFLDLWIKVRPAWRKSEGELWRMGYIER